One part of the Bombus terrestris chromosome 13, iyBomTerr1.2, whole genome shotgun sequence genome encodes these proteins:
- the LOC100648953 gene encoding 116 kDa U5 small nuclear ribonucleoprotein component yields MDADLYDEFGNYIGPDLASDSEDENEYGNAGDDAEDRERSDEEMEEDRDEVREQSEQGNSMAVVLHEDKRYYPSALEVYGPEVETLVQEEDAQPLDKPLIAPTRRPKFQIKQQQLPETTYSIEFLADMMDAPHLIRNVVLLGHLHHGKTTLVDCLVRQTHPYLHSVTDEKPLRYTDTLFTEQQRGVSTKATPVTLLLQDVKSKSYLLNIFDTPGHVNFSDEATAAIRLSDGAVLIVDAAEGVMLNTERLLKHALQEKLALTVCINKIDRLILELKLPPLDAYYKLRHIIEEINGLIALYSDSENPSFVSPAIGNVCFASSEYNVCFTLKSFAALYAKIHPSLNANEFSKRLWGDIYFNSKTRKFTKKPPHNTAQRSFIEFILEPLYKIFAQVVGDVDTTLPDVLDELGIRLTSEEMKMNIRPLLRLVCTRFLGDMCGLVDMCVAHVPSPQSHAPVKVQHVYTGSMDSSLAQDMINCDPDGRLMIHSTKMYPTEDCTLFVVLGRVMSGTLEAGQRVRVLGEAYSRTDEEDSRVLTVGRLWISEARYSIELNRVPAGNWVLIEGIDRPIVKTSTITDLSNSDDLHIFRPLKFNTQSVIKIAVEPVNPSELPKMLDGLRKVNKSYPLLGTRVEESGEHVVLGTGELYLDCAMHDLRRMYSEIDIKVADPVVAFAETVVETSSLKCFAETPNKRNKLTMIAEPLERGLAEDIEAEHVKITWNKKRLGEFFQTKYDWDLLAARSIWAFGPDATGPNILVDDTLPSEVDKTLLNSARDAIIQGFQWGTREGPLCEEPIRNVKFKILDAVIAQEPLHRGGGQIIPTARRVAYSAFLMATPRLMEPYLFVEVQAPADCVSAVYTVLAKRRGHVTQDAPVPGSPLYTIKAFIPAIDSFGFETDLRTHTQGQAFCLSVFHHWQIVPGDPLDKSITIRPLEPQPATHLAREFMLKTRRRKGLSEDVSINKFFDDPMLLELARQDVLLNYPL; encoded by the exons ATGGATGCAGATCTATACGATGAATTTGGCAATTATATTGGTCCTGATTTGGCTTCTGATAGCgaagatgaaaatgaatatGGAAATGCTGGAGATGATGCAGAAGACAGAGAACGTTCCGATGAGGAAATGGAAGAAGACAGAGATGAAGTTAGAGAACAATCTGAGCAAGGAAATTCCATGGCAGTTGTATTGCACGAAGATAAAAGATATTATCCAAGTGCTTTAGAAGTTTATGGGCCAGAg gtagagACATTGGTACAAGAAGAAGATGCACAGCCATTAGATAAACCACTGATAGCACCAACACGAAGACCaaagtttcaaataaaacaacAGCAACTACCAGAGACAACGTATAGCATAGAATTTTTAGCAGATATGATGGATGCACCTCACCTTATACGTAATGTTGTTCTACTTGGTCACCTACATCATGGCAAAACTACTTTAGTCGATTGTTTAGTGAGACAGACCCACCCCTATCTTCACAGCGTAACAGACGAAAAACCTTTAAG GTATACCGACACATTATTCACCGAGCAACAACGAGGAGTATCGACGAAAGCAACACCCGTGACGTTGTTACTGCAAGACGTAAAATCAAAGTCCTACCTTTTGAATATATTCGATACTCCGGGTCACGTAAATTTTTCTGACGAGGCGACAGCGGCGATACGTTTATCCGATGGAGCGGTGCTGATCGTCGACGCCGCCGAAGGCGTCATGTTGAACACAGAACGTTTACTAAAACACGCGCTTCAGGAAAAACTTGCGTTAACAGTTTGTATAAATAAGATAGACCGACTGATCCTCGAACTAAAATTGCCCCCCTTAGACGCGTACTATAAATTAAGACATATCATCGAAGAAATTAATGGACTGATAGCGCTATATTCGGATTCTGAAAATCCATCTTTCGTCTCACCTGCAATCGGAAACGTGTGCTTTGCGAGCTCGGAGTACAATGTCTGTTTCACCCTGAAATCTTTCGCGGCGCTTTACGCTAAGATCCATCCCTCGCTTAACGCCAATGAATTTTCAAAACGACTATGGGGAGATATATACTTTAACTCGAAAACACGGAAATTTACGAAAAAACCGCCACACAATACCGCACAGCGCAGCTTTATTGAATTCATTCTCGAGCCATTGTACAAGATCTTCGCGCAAGTTGTCGGCGATGTTGACACAACTTTACCCGATG TACTGGACGAATTAGGCATAAGACTAACAtcagaagaaatgaaaatgaatattaGACCTCTGTTGAGATTGGTATGCACGCGTTTCTTGGGAGACATGTGCGGATTAGTCGATATGTGTGTGGCCCACGTTCCTAGTCCTCAGTCACACGCACCGGTCAAAGTTCAACACGTGTACACAGGCTCTATGGATTCGTCTCTCGCGCAGGATATGATCAATTGCGACCCTGAC GGCAGGCTAATGATTCACAGCACAAAAATGTATCCTACCGAGGACTGTACTCTATTCGTGGTCCTCGGAAGGGTAATGTCAGGTACACTCGAGGCAGGACAACGTGTCCGCGTATTAGGTGAAGCATACTCGCGTACCGACGAAGAAGATTCTCGCGTTTTAACCGTGGGAAGATTATGGATTAGCGAGGCACGCTACTCGATCGAGCTGAACAGAGTTCCCGCGGGCAACTGGGTACTTATCGAAGGTATAGACAGGCCGATCGTAAAAACGAGCACCATTACCGATCTCAGTAATTCAGACGACTTACATATCTTCCGACCATTGAAGTTCAATACTCAGAGCGTGATCAAAATCGCGGTCGAACCTGTCAATCCATCAGAGTTACCAAAAATGTTAGACGGCCTGAGGAAAGTGAATAAAAGTTATCCATTGCTGGGCACGCGAGTCGAGGAGAGCGGCGAACACGTGGTCCTAGGCACCGGTGAATTGTACTTGGACTGCGCGATGCACGACCTGCGTCGTATGTATTCGGAAATCGATATAAAAGTAGCAGACCCGGTCGTTGCTTTCGCGGAGACGGTAGTAGAAACGAGTTCTCTCAAGTGTTTCGCCGAGACACCCAATAAACGGAACAAGTTGACGATGATCGCCGAACCACTCGAGAGAGGCCTGGCCGAAGACATCGAGGCGGAACACGTTAAAATCACGTGGAACAA AAAACGTCTAGGAGAATTTTTCCAGACGAAGTACGACTGGGATTTATTGGCGGCGCGAAGCATATGGGCGTTTGGTCCAGACGCCACGGGTCCTAATATTCTGGTCGACGATACTTTGCCATCGGAAGTAGATAAGACGTTATTGAACAGCGCCCGTGACGCCATCATTCAGGGTTTCCAGTGGGGTACGCGAGAAGGTCCTCTCTGCGAAGAACCGATTCGAAACGTCAAGTTCAAAATCCTGGACGCCGTGATTGCTCAAGAACCTCTTCATCGAGGAG GTGGTCAGATAATTCCGACGGCCAGAAGGGTAGCCTATTCTGCCTTCCTTATGGCAACGCCCAGATTGATGGAACCCTACTTGTTCGTCGAAGTTCAAGCGCCTGCGGATTGCGTGTCAGCAGTTTATACCGTGCTGGCTAAAAGAAGGGGCCACGTGACTCAAGACGCTCCCGTTCCCGGAAGTCCCTTGTATACCATCAAAGCATTCATCCCGGCAATCGATAGTTTCGGATTCGAAACTGACCTGCGAACCCATACGCAAGGCCAGGCGTTCTGCCTGTCCGTATTCCACCATTGGCAGATCGTGCCTGGCGATCCATTAGACAAAAGCATCACAATTCGACCACTGGAGCCACAGCCAGCTACGCACTTAGCTAGAGAGTTTATGTTGAAGACAAGGAGGCGAAAGGGACTTTCGGAAGACGTGTCTATCAACAAATTCTTCGACGATCCTATGTTACTGGAATTAGCCCGGCAGGACGTTCTATTGAATTacccgttataa
- the LOC100649070 gene encoding ras-related protein M-Ras, whose product MTRPPNNDNLMTFKLVVVGDGGVGKSALTIQFFQKLFVTDYDPTIEDTYIQHTEVDKQWCILDVLDTAGQEEFSAMREQYMRKGDGFLLVYSVTDKQSYENIMNFYTQILRVKDRDIYPMLLVANKVDLVHLRKVTEEQGRELAHRLNIPYIETSAKDPPLNVDAAFHEVVRIIRNQPPAELEKNRRKRRRSGKCNLL is encoded by the exons ATGACACGACCCCCTAATAATGACAACCTTATGACCTTCAAATTGGTCGTGGTTGGTGATGGAGGTGTTGGAAAGAGCGCACTCACCATacaattctttcaaaaattatttgtcactGACTATGATCCTACCATCGAGGATACCTACATTCAACATACAGAGGTAGACAAACAATGGTGCATTCTAGATG TGTTAGATACAGCTGGTCAAGAAGAATTCAGTGCCATGCGAGAACAATACATGCGCAAGGGTGATGGGTTTCTATTAGTATACTCTGTGACTGATAAACAATCTTATGAGAATATCATGAATTTTTATACCCAAATACTTAGGGTAAAGGACAGAGACATATACCCTATGCTTCTGGTAGCCAATAAGGTCGATTTGGTACATTTGAGAAAAGTTACAGAGGAACAGGGAAGGGAGTTGGCTCACCGCTtgaatataccttatatcgaaaCTTCTGCCAAAGACCCACCATTAAATGTAGATGCAGCATTCCATGAG GTTGTTCGTATCATCAGAAATCAACCTCCAGCTGAGTTGGAAAAGAATCGGAGGAAACGAAGACGTTCAGGAAAATGTAATCTTTTATAA